Proteins from a single region of Argopecten irradians isolate NY chromosome 7, Ai_NY, whole genome shotgun sequence:
- the LOC138328591 gene encoding muscarinic acetylcholine receptor M3-like has protein sequence MFKRFSTIMMNFSDNNSQILIPEGDLAAWNRDEAFKLIPIDILLVLYAVIGVFGNIAVIYIYSFKLKVKFDDKFFVLVLAGMDIIVCSTGPLFSLARNILPVNFQGDVLCRICWYFVRTMGTASGMLLFIIAVQRYLKVCRPFGRQMTPYINKVALAVTFGVAIVIDIPIFVFYGETEIYDSSLNVTGYRCGRKDDESPSMKQDILIYFYFMFGCAGSVMLGVAILYSMTGYTIYKQVKKHMNLTVESYNASTHRSTQESIKDNIKADADNSCVSIQEITLTDSPEVTSKRGNYKSIKNSNSVDISPVIKKKYKHDLQSYEKSVALESEEVIPSKTTGSEETSGKDIENVETTSIDKGYSTDDAVTITDNDKQRSLSTALQPKGTENTCNGIRDQVGTTVPAVPNSKTVSFKKVDLEPLEDNDDDSGNDSGTFTKTNLENMKNEDRTSSENNEGKVSNKNLSIKDTSPSGSPIAKGLKNESLVGARWKKNRMMVHRFSIMFMMIAIVCTITYTPALIANMLVNLDSVQYWTEYAQWERVLYLFLFQMYLINHVVNPFIYAFFDKTFRNEFKKMITC, from the coding sequence ATGTTCAAACGCTTCTCAACTATAATGATGAATTTCAGTGATAACAATTCTCAAATTCTTATCCCGGAAGGGGACTTGGCGGCTTGGAACAGAGACGAGGCGTTCAAATTAATTCCGATCGACATTCTTCTTGTGCTGTATGCAGTGATTGGTGTATTTGGAAACATTGccgttatatatatttacagctTCAAACTCAAGGTAAAATTCGATGATAAATTTTTCGTTCTCGTTTTGGCGGGAATGGATATTATTGTCTGCTCGACGGGACCATTGTTTTCATTGGCTCGAAATATACTTCCGGTGAATTTTCAAGGCGATGTTCTTTGTCGGATATGTTGGTATTTTGTACGGACTATGGGTACAGCTTCCGGGATGTTACTGTTCATCATAGCTGTCCAGCGCTATCTAAAAGTGTGTCGTCCTTTTGGGCGCCAAATGACTccatatataaataaagttgCTTTAGCGGTGACATTCGGAGTAGCTATTGTCATCGACATTCCGATCTTCGTCTTTTATGGAGAAACGGAGATCTATGACAGCAGTTTAAATGTGACGGGGTATCGATGTGGAAGAAAAGACGACGAAAGTCCCTCGATGAAACAAGATattctaatttatttttatttcatgttcgGCTGTGCAGGAAGTGTAATGCTAGGTGTTGCTATTTTGTATTCCATGACAGGATATACGATTTACAAGCAGGTGAAAAAGCATATGAACTTGACGGTTGAATCATATAATGCTTCAACGCACCGAAGCACGCAGGAAAGCATCAAGGATAACATAAAAGCCGACGCCGATAACTCGTGTGTTTCCATACAAGAGATTACGCTCACTGATtcaccggaagtgacgtcaaaAAGAGGAAATTATAAGTCCATAAAAAATAGTAATAGTGTTGACATTTCACCAGTtatcaagaaaaaatataaacatgatcTTCAGAGTTACGAAAAAAGCGTTGCTCTAGAGTCCGAGGAAGTTATTCCTTCAAAAACAACCGGAAGTGAGGAAACATCCGGGAAAGATATTGAGAATGTTGAAACAACTTCTATAGATAAAGGTTATTCAACAGATGACGCAGTTACTATAACTGATAATGATAAACAGCGTTCATTAAGCACGGCTCTACAACCGAAAGGAACAGAAAACACTTGTAACGGTATTAGGGACCAAGTAGGCACTACCGTGCCAGCCGTACCCAATTCAAAGACAGTCAGTTTTAAGAAAGTCGATTTAGAACCACTTGAGGATAACGATGATGATTCTGGGAACGACAGTGGCacatttacaaaaacaaatttagaAAACATGAAAAACGAGGATAGGACTTCAAGCGAAAATAATGAAGGGAAAGTTTCTAACAAAAACTTGTCAATTAAAGACACAAGCCCAAGCGGTTCGCCAATTGCTAAGGGACTTAAGAATGAATCTCTGGTAGGAGCTCGCTGGAAAAAGAATCGGATGATGGTACATAGATTTTCTATAATGTTTATGATGATAGCTATCGTTTGTACCATCACATACACGCCAGCTCTCATAGCGAACATGTTAGTCAATCTGGACTCTGTCCAGTACTGGACGGAGTATGCCCAGTGGGAACGTGTGTTGTATTTATTTCTCTTCCAAATGTACCTCATTAACCATGTTGTAAATCCATTTATTTATGCGTTTTTTGATAAGACATTTAGAAACGAATTTAAGAAAATGATTACATGTTAA